One genomic segment of Pandoraea thiooxydans includes these proteins:
- a CDS encoding branched-chain amino acid ABC transporter substrate-binding protein → MQGKRNRCAAIAVAGLLALGAALPALAQTQEVKLGFAAPLSGTQASDGKDMENGVRLAIDQVNASKPVIGGQPVKFVLDAADDKGDPRRAVLVAQRLVDDDIQGMLGHLNAETTILASRIYAAAGIPEIAMTTAPAYTEQGFSSTFRMQTTDTQQGSVLGRFVVKHLGIKRIAIVDDQTAYGRALADEFEKAAKGAGARIVRRDALNRKASDFRAMLGHIKRERVNAIFYGGAEAPAALLVKQMRELGIGAPLIAGEALKSDSFLQIAGKAANGTIASTAGMPLDRMPGGADFERRYRKRFGAAPGIYAPYAYDGTMAMINAMKRANSTAPARFLPALAATRMPGVTARTIAYDAHGNLKYGTITVYKAVGGRWQMLNTAVER, encoded by the coding sequence ATGCAAGGCAAGCGCAATCGGTGCGCCGCAATTGCCGTCGCTGGTCTGCTGGCGCTTGGCGCCGCGTTGCCGGCGCTCGCGCAAACACAGGAGGTAAAGCTGGGCTTTGCCGCTCCACTGTCGGGCACACAGGCCAGTGACGGCAAGGACATGGAAAACGGCGTCCGGCTGGCAATCGATCAGGTCAATGCGAGCAAGCCGGTCATCGGCGGCCAGCCGGTCAAGTTCGTGCTCGATGCGGCTGACGACAAAGGCGACCCGCGCCGCGCGGTGCTCGTCGCGCAGCGTCTGGTCGACGACGACATTCAAGGCATGCTGGGACACCTTAACGCCGAAACGACGATTCTCGCATCGCGCATTTACGCCGCCGCGGGCATTCCGGAAATTGCCATGACCACCGCCCCGGCCTATACGGAGCAGGGTTTCAGCTCGACCTTCCGCATGCAGACCACCGACACGCAGCAAGGATCGGTGCTCGGAAGATTCGTCGTCAAGCACCTTGGCATCAAGCGCATCGCGATTGTCGATGACCAAACCGCCTATGGCCGCGCGCTGGCCGACGAATTCGAGAAAGCGGCCAAGGGAGCCGGCGCACGCATCGTGCGGCGCGACGCGCTCAATCGCAAGGCCAGTGACTTTCGCGCGATGCTCGGGCACATCAAGCGCGAGCGGGTGAATGCCATATTCTATGGCGGTGCCGAGGCACCGGCCGCGCTCCTGGTCAAACAGATGCGCGAACTCGGCATTGGCGCACCGCTGATCGCCGGCGAGGCGCTCAAGTCCGACTCCTTTCTGCAGATCGCCGGCAAAGCCGCCAACGGCACCATCGCCTCGACGGCCGGCATGCCGCTGGACCGCATGCCGGGTGGCGCGGACTTCGAGCGCCGCTATCGCAAGCGCTTCGGCGCCGCGCCGGGCATATATGCGCCGTACGCCTACGACGGCACCATGGCGATGATCAACGCGATGAAACGCGCCAACTCCACCGCGCCCGCCAGGTTCCTGCCGGCGTTGGCCGCCACCCGAATGCCCGGCGTGACAGCGCGCACCATCGCCTACGATGCGCACGGCAACCTGAAATACGGCACCATCACGGTCTACAAGGCGGTCGGCGGCCGATGGCAAATGCTGAATACGGCAGTCGAACGATAG